The Maylandia zebra isolate NMK-2024a linkage group LG4, Mzebra_GT3a, whole genome shotgun sequence genome includes a window with the following:
- the LOC101476252 gene encoding properdin, producing MEGLRGLLVLVLVLLSVPRSDCVRCFTRFDLNTGECNEEIGEVDEDDCCQNPNYGYMETDGQCESCGLLKWSSWSSWSLCNVLCGQGVRQRSRKCFGIDQSECENAPLSEKLQTEPCNGVCCDDKGWSSWLGWSPCSVTCGGVGVRKRKRECSSPPQCRMACSGPSEETERCAAENTCPVHGGWSSWFSWSHCSATCIAKSDGDVIVPSRVRHRACSNPMPSDNTSPPGNSCPGDALQVQHCSELPNCAEDGSWGAWSPFRPCSVPCGEGLQLSERKCDSPAPRYGGKVCEGPSTQSKICESPCPVDGFWSGWSSWGECSGSCIPQGRAIRRTRQRACSNPAPSSNPPGQNCQGDRHQTESCNHLPFCPVNGSWGSWSPFSSCPVTCGLGLQVSARRCDSPSPQHGGSPCLGEARQTKICSTRRHCPVDGVWSEWSEWSDCKYPGGRDIRCRKTYGSHSRVRECLHRAHNGSLCEGENLTERRVCYHIKGCNMNGRWEAWTPWSLCDPPCGENSVRSRKRICKPDYTGYNLFPPRSSEKASFYGTPNVNCGPLPDGEQQDQSESCINIPACA from the exons ACTGTGTGAGGTGTTTCACACGCTTCGACCTGAACACAGGTGAGTGTAATGAGGAGATCGGTGAGGTGGACGAAGACGACTGCTGTCAGAACCCAAACTATGGTTACATGGAAACAGACGGACAGTGTGAGTCCTGTGg TCTCCTCAAGTGGTCTTCTTGGTCGTCATGGTCACTGTGCAACGTGCTGTGTGGGCAGGGAGTGAGGCAGAGAAGCAGGAAGTGTTTCGGTATCGACCAGTCAGAGTGCGAGAATGCTCCACTTTCTGAAAaactgcagactgaaccctGCAATGGCGTCTGCTGCGACg ataagGGGTGGAGCTCGTGGCTCGGCTGGTCTCCATGCTCAGTCACCTGTGGAGGCGTCGGAGTCAGGAAGCGAAAGCGAGAATGCTCCAGTCCTCCTCAGTGTCGCATGGCTTGCAGCGGTCcttcagaggaaacagagagatGTGCAGCTGAAAACACCTGTCCAG TCCACGGTGGTTGGTCCAGCTGGTTTAGCTGGTCTCATTGTTCTGCTACGTGCATCGCTAAATCAGATGGCGATGTCATCGTTCCCTCCAGGGTGCGACATCGCGCCTGCTCTAACCCCATGCCGTCAGACAACACATCGCCACCTGGCAACAGTTGCCCTGGAGACGCCTTACAGGTGCAGCACTGTAGCGAGCTTCCCAACTGTGCAG AGGACGGCAGCTGGGGCGCGTGGTCTCCATTCAGGCCATGCTCAGTCCCTTGTGGGGAGGGGCTGCAGCTGTCAGAAAGGAAATGTGATAGCCCCGCCCCTCGATATGGAGGCAAAGTCTGCGAAGGGCCGAGCACTCAGAGCAAGATTTGTGAGAGTCCATGtccag TTGACGGGTTCTGGTCTGGTTGGTCGAGTTGGGGCGAGTGTTCAGGTTCCTGCATCCCGCAAGGCAGAGCCATTAGAAGGACTCGCCAGCGCGCCTGTTCTAACCCCGCCCCTTCATCCAACCCACCTGGTCAAAATTGTCAAGGTGACAGGCACCAGACAGAGAGCTGCAACCACCTGCCCTTCTGCCCAG TGAATGGAAGTTGGGGGTCATGGTCGCCCTTCAGTTCCTGTCCTGTTACCTGCGGGCTGGGACTTCAGGTATCAGCCAGGAGATGTGACAGCCCCTCCCCTCAACATGGTGGTAGCCCATGTCTGGGAGAAGCACGTCAAACAAAGATCTGCTCAACCAGACGCCACTGTCCAG TGGACGGCGTGTGGTCCGAGTGGTCCGAGTGGAGTGACTGTAAGTACCCGGGCGGGCGAGACATCCGCTGTAGGAAGACTTACGGCAGCCATTCACGAGTGCGCGAGTGTCTCCATCGGGCTCATAACGGGTCCCTCTGCGAAGGTGAAAACCTGACTGAGAGACGAGTGTGCTACCACATCAAAGGCTGCAACA TGAACGGCCGCTGGGAGGCCTGGACACCGTGGAGTCTCTGTGATCCACCCTGTGGCGAAAACTCGGTCCGGTCCAGGAAGAGAATCTGCAAACCTGATTACACCGGCTACAA ccttTTCCCTCCTCGTTCGTCGGAGAAAGCTTCATTTTATGGGACACCAAATGTCAACTGCGGCCCGTTGCCCGACGGCGAGCAGCAGGACCAGAGCGAGTCCTGCATCAACATCCCCGCCTGTGCCTAA